The following proteins come from a genomic window of Mercenaria mercenaria strain notata unplaced genomic scaffold, MADL_Memer_1 contig_2328, whole genome shotgun sequence:
- the LOC128552330 gene encoding kremen protein 2-like gives MDVWGCFILFYGIIISFLRVRSQQPPGYIGCFRMGTFGKITVRSIQVYNNGTYCIGFCKFSKHRFAGTQGHMCLCGNTILVDAKLPYCEYECPGHIAEFCGGVKKMSVYEIQ, from the exons ATGGATGTTTGGGgctgttttatcttgttttacGGCATTATTATCTCTTTCCTACGTGTGCGAT CGCAGCAACCACCCGGATATATTGGGTGTTTCCGTATGGGCACATTTGGGAAAATTACTGTACGGTCAATACAAGTTTACAATAATGGTACTTACTGTATTGGTTTTTGCAAGTTTTCAAAACACAGATTTGCCGGAACACAG GGTCATATGTGTCTGTGTGGCAACACTATTCTGGTAGATGCCAAACTACCCTATTGTGAATATGAATGTCCAGGACACATAGCGGAGTTCTGTGGAGGCGTGAAAAAGATGTCAGTTTACGAAATACAGC